One genomic window of Bactrocera dorsalis isolate Fly_Bdor chromosome 4, ASM2337382v1, whole genome shotgun sequence includes the following:
- the LOC105224374 gene encoding uncharacterized protein LOC105224374 yields the protein MSLAPAGAAAAAAANGANKDEEISVPKSDSFFETKTFRLISLFIYMAGISGLGMTLAMYYLFIWDSRMPPLPEYKHAHHVG from the coding sequence ATGTCACTCGCACCTGCTGgtgctgccgctgccgccgctGCCAACGGCGCTAATAAAGATGAAGAAATCAGTGTGCCGAAATCTGACAGTTTCTTCGAAACGAAAACCTTCCGACTAATCTCCTTGTTTATATACATGGCGGGCATAAGTGGCTTGGGCATGACATTAGCCATgtactatttgtttatttgggATTCGCGTATGCCACCGCTGCCGGAGTACAAACATGCGCATCATGTGGGCTAA